The following nucleotide sequence is from Leopardus geoffroyi isolate Oge1 chromosome A1, O.geoffroyi_Oge1_pat1.0, whole genome shotgun sequence.
ttttaaataaggaaactaaaatgtggagaggttaagtgacttgaccAAGTCCACAAGTGATTGAGACTCAACTTCAGCACTCACTGCACTTAACCACTACACCATACAACAACAGAGTTGAGGAGAAAGAAAGTTAACCTAAGTGggctgaaaaaataaatcacatagtgcttctgttaattttttttgaatacttCAAAAGGATTTAAAGGATTCAAAAGATTGCATTCCACTTCTATGACCTGAGAGAAGTATGTCATAAAGACTTGGGTTGACTGAGCTCAATGAAGAGTTTCTCACCATATCTAGGATATTCCAAATCTAATCCTACTTTAGTAGCAGCTGTGAAGGCAGTATTTAAATAGAATCAGCCCAATCTTTTGAGAAATTCTCATAACAATTATGAAGATTATCCCACCAACATAGTTGAAGGTTTAAAGATGttgtttattaaaacataaaagtcaTGCTTAATCTCTaaactgtgtctctctccttctagCCATACATAAGGTGGGTTCCATGGAAGGAGAAAATGTAAGTTTCCCTAGAACTATTGTGTTGTTGGGCTTCTCAGATTATCCATGGCTAGAAATGCCCCTCTTTGGAGTGGTCCTGGTCTCTTACATCCTCACCCTGATAGGGAACAGCtccatcatttttctttccacGGTGGAGCCCAGAGTCCAGAcccccatgtatttcttcctgggCAATCTCTCTGTACTGGACCTTTGTGTCACCTGCGCCATTGTGCCCCAGCTGCTGGCGAACCTCTGGGGACCAGAGAAGACAATTCCTTCCTGGGGCTGCATCACCCAGGCCTACATCTTCCACTGGACAGGATGCACTGAATGTGCTCTGCTGGCAGTAATGGCTTTTGATCGCTATGTGGCTATCTGTCAGCCCCTCTGGTACACTCTTATCATGAGGCCCTGGGTGTGTGTGCAACTGGCAACTGCTGCCTGGTCCAGTGGCCTGGCAAATTCAATACTCCAAACTGCGCTTACTCTCCAGCTCCACCACTGCGGTTACCACACACTTGACCACTTCTTCTGTGAAGTACCTGTTCTGATCAAGCTGGCCTGTGGTGATACCACTGCTAATGAGCTGTCTCTGGCCATTGGAGCCATCCCTTTTGCACTGAtgtctcccctgcttgtgctaatCTCCTACACATTAATTGTCAAAGCTGTGTTGAAGTTACCTTCAGCTGACAAAAGGTACAAGGCACTCAGCACATGTAGCTCCCACTTGGTGGTTGTCATCATGTACTTTGGACCAGCCATCTGCATGTACCTCCAACCCCCTGCAAATAGCACCCAGGCCAAGTTCATGTCCTTCTTCTACTGTGTTATCATCCCACTGCTCAACCCACTCATCTACACTCGGAGAAACAAGGATGTGAAGAGAGTGTGGAAAAGGATTCTACAACCTCAGAGTGAGGTAAAATCCCAAGAAGGATAGACATCATAAAAAGGCCAGAtagtctctgcctgtctcctgggCCAACCCCATGCACAACTCAGTAAATACTGGTAGGTCTGTTTCCAAATGAGTGTCCATGAGCCCCAAGGAAAGAGTTCCCATCTGTCAACATCAACCAGCCTGATGTCTGGAGAAACTCTTCCAATTAGAAAGTACTCTGTTCTGAAATCTCAAGTACAGCAATGCTACTCCTTTTTTAACACTTCGTAAATGTCTTGTTCTCAGTGGAAAGAATGAGTCTGCATATCTGTAGGAGGGTAAGTAACACCATCTTTTCAAatagctttctttctcttaatgcttatttgttttgagagagaatgtgtgtgagtgagcgaggaagaggtagagagagggggagagagagagaatcccaagcaggctccatgctgtcagcacaaagtctgactcagggctctacctcacaaaccatgagagcatgacctgagctgaaatcaagagtcagatgcttaaccaactcagccacccaggcgcctctcaaatCACTTTCTATAACAGCTCCCCTTTACCAGATAGCATACAAGAAAATTTGGTGGAAAACTTTCGTACAGATCCCAACAAGAGTTTTAAATAATACTTCATTGGATTCATTACATCTCATTCACAaaccaatgtttatttacttgagagagagagagagagagagagtgtgtctgtgtgtgtgtgtgcgtgtgtgcctgAGCAgatcaggggcagagagagagagagagagaatcccaagcacattctgagctgtcagcacagagcccaatatagggcccgaattcacaatttgtgagttcatgacctgagccgaaatcaagacttagaggcttaacccactgagctacccaggtaccccatcatACGCAAATCATTATGATCTCTCCAGTCTCTGAGTGTCTCAGttgctctctcctttctcaaaCACCTTATCACCCTAAAATTTATCATATTCTTACCTCAGCAATGCCCTCACCATCTGTATTCAATTATTcattaataaaacaatttcagggacacttggctggctcagttggtggagcatctggCTGtagatctcggggttgtgagttccagcctcatgcttggtgtagagattatttaaaaataaaatccttaaaagaaataaaaaaaataatttcaacctCCCCATAACACATTTCTTTCACTTCTCTCAATTAATTCATGACAAATATGAATCAATATGCCTTTATATTTCTTATACATGTATGAACCAACTCCATTTGTTTAATTTCACTATTTCACTATATGCTTTGGAAGGTTAGAGACAACATTCTTTGAAgttatatagaaaagaaaatttttccaTCAAATCTGATTCAAATGAACTGATGAAGTTCTGAACAGGGTACCATCCTAGACTGTCTTCTGTGACCTGGGGAAGTTCAGAGAAAGTTAAGTGTTTCAAAGATGCTTCCCCataagcaaaacttttttttccatttccaaaatGTTGGGCTGAGAAGTTAGTTTCTggtcaaatacataaaacaaagaagGCATATTGGAAAGGAGGGACTTAAATTTAGTTTAGGAAAtatctattttcaaataatatggaAAGAGAATAAAGTAGCAGTATTAAACTGTTTCAAGTCTGTTAGTTAACTGGAATCCATGCCTCTTTATTACAAAAGATCAAAAGTAGGCATCACTAGACAAAAAAGAAGTTGTCTATGGCTTTGGTAGATGTCTAAAACAAACTCTATAGGGGACATTATGTACTTTGGATCGGCAGTGAGGATCATCTTTTTACTTAACTCTTAGTCCAAATTTTTGTTCAATCCTGGCTCTGTTTAGACGTATCTTGGGCATTTAAAgactaatatttattgatcaaTATACAATAGAAGAAGGTCTCTAATCTTCCAAAGCATATAGTGAAGCTcactttccacacacacacagacacaccccaaAATTCTGAAAATGTGACAAGTTCCATTTGTTATAACTTTTTATACTTATCTTTCTGGgaaaaagttatgaaaaaatatcagtaaatcAGTAAAATCAGTCATCAGTAAATTAATTTCCTGTCACAGTTTAGTTTTTGATATTaaccctaactttttttttctgagaaaaggataaaatattcATGTTAATCATCAAGGAACCTCAAAAACTTCCAGGGGAAAGTGAACAATAGTTTTCAGAGGATACTCAGGAGGCCCCTGACAAAAATGGAGGTTTATTTCTATGAAAGGAATTTTTGGACCACACTTAGTATTGATTTACAATGGGAAATATCAAAGAGTAAAAGCAACTGGCTGTTCAGAGAACTGGAAGAAGATTATTGGGAATACACTTACACCTTGAATATAAACCAGAAACTCATATATGAATGGTATGCaacacatttttcctttaatttttatttttaattaatttatttaaaatcacattagttaacatacaatgtagtagtGGTTTAAAGAGTAAAACccagggatcctgggaagatggtggtgtaggaggatgctgggctcaccgcgcgtcctgctgatcacttagattccacctacacctgcctaaataacccagaaaaccgccagaagactagcagaatggagtctctggagccaagcacagacgagaggcccacggaagagggtaggaagggtggcgaggcggtgcGTACTACACGGACTGACatgagggagctggggcggagagGCATCcagctggccaagcagagcccccaagtctggcttgcaaaagcagaggggccagatggagtgcgTTCGGACAGCAatgggacttgacatctggaaggttataagctaacacctctgctcggagagcgggaagcctggaggacaacaggagggagagttgttgagccctggaccacagagctcagcttggtgggcaacaaaggcgctcaccagcgacatctccctcgcccatcccccagccaaaatcccaaagggaaccggttcctgatggggaacttgcttgcaccacgcaaacacccaaagctgttcttctgtggatccatccaatgagtgggtctgactccctccggTGCTGTAGGAGCCCTCCCAAAGAGGAACTCCAAAGGAAAaacgagctgagcctgcccctcctgcccctgtgcaccttgctgatccaccccagctaatacaccactTCCCcaacaccacaagcctggcaatgtgcaagtagcccagaggggacacgccaccccacagtgagtcccacccctaggagagcgaagagaaggcacacaccagtctgactgtggctccagcggtgggctgggggctgacatcgggtctgactgcagccccacccaccaactcaagttattcaagacagcacaggggaagtgccctgcagttccacaccactccagggactatccaaaatgacaaaatggaagaattcccctcagaaaatgtccaggaaataacagctaaCCAACtattcaaaaatgatttaaacaatataacagaaagtgaatttagaataatagtcataaaattaatcgctgggcttgaaaacagtatagaggacagcagagaatctattgctacagagatcaagggactaaggaacagccaggaagagttaaaaaatgctatcaatgaactgcaaaataaaatggagacaaccacgggacggattgaagaggcagaggagagaataggtgaactagaagataaattatggaaaaagaagaagatgagaaaatgagagataaaaaaaatccaggagtatgaggggaaaagtagagaactaagtgatgcactaaaaagaaataatctacccataattggtattccagaggaggaagagagagggaaaggtgctgaaggggtacttgaagaaataatagctgagaatttccctgatatggggaaggaaaaaggcattgaaatccaagaggcacagagaactcccttcagacgtaacttgaatcgatcttctgcacgacatatcatagtgacactggcaaaatacaagtataaagagagaattctgaaagcagctagagataaacatgctctaacatataaagggaaatctataagactcgtgaccgatctctctattgaaacttggcaggccagaaaggaatggcaggagatcttcaatgtgctgaacaaaaaaatatgcagccaagaatccgttatccagcaagtctgtcatttagaatagaaggagaaataaaggtttcccaaacaaacaaaaaatgaaggaattcgtcaccactaaaccagcctacAAGAGATCCGAAGAGGGATCCTGTGagaaaaagtaccagagacattgctacaagcatgaaacctacggacatcacaatgactctaaacccatatctttctataataacactgaatgtaaatggactaaatgtgctaaccaaaagacatagggtaccagaatggataaaaaaaaaaaagacccatctatttgctatctacaagagactcattttagacgtGAGGAAactttcagattgagagtgaggggatggagaactatttataatgctactggaagtcaaagaaaGCTTGAGTacccatatttatatcagacaaactagactttaaattaaaggctgtaacaagagatgaagaagggcattatataataatcacagggtttatccatcaagaaaagctaacaattataaatgtctatgtgccgaatacaggagcctccaaatatataaaacaattactcacaaacataagcaaccttattgataagaatgtggtaattacaggggactttaacactccacttacagaaatggatagatcatctagacccatggtcaataaagaaacaagggccctgaataatacattggatcagatggacttgacagatatatttagaactctgcatcccaaagcaacagaatatactttcttctcgagtgcacatggaacattctccaagatagatcacatactgggtgacaaaacagctcttcataaatatacaagaattgagatcataccatgcatactttcagaccacaatgctatgaagcttgaaatcaaccacagggaaaagtcttgaaaacctccaaaagcatggaggttaaagaacaccctactaaagaatgagtgggtcaaccaagcaattagagaagaaattaaaaaatatatggaaacaaacgaaaatgaaactACAAcgatccaaacgctttgggatgcagtgaaggcagtcctgagaggaaaatacattgcaatccaggcctatctcaagaagcgagaacaatcccaaatacaaaatcaaacagCACACGTAAAGGAAATAgcagcagaacagcaaaggcagcctaaacccagcagaagaagagaaataagaaagatcagtgcagaagtaaacaatatagaatctaaaaaaactgtagagcagatcaacgaaaccaagagttggtttttatttgaaaaaataaacaaaattgacaaacctctagccaggcttctcaaaaagaaaatggagatgacccatatagataaaatcatgaatgaaaatggaattattacaaccaatccctcagagatacaagcaattatcagggaatactatgaaaaattatatgccaacaaactggacaacctggaagtaatggacaaattcctaaataccagcacccttccaaaactcaatcaggaggaaatagaaagcttgaacagacccataaccagtgaagaaattgaatcagttatcaaaaatgtcccaacaaataagagtccaggaccagatggcttcccaggggagttctaccagacgtttaaagcagagaaaatacctatccttctcaagctattccaaaaaatagaaagggaaggaaaacttccagactcattctatgaagccagtattactttgattcctaaaccagacagagacccagtaaaaaaagagaactacggccaatatccctgatgaatatggatgcaaaaattctcaataagatactaacaaatcgaattcaacagcatataacaagaattattcaccatgatcaagtgggattcattcctgggatgcagggctggttcaacatttgcaaaccaatcaatgtgatacatcacattaataaaagaaagataagaaccatatgatcctgtcaatcgatgcagaaaaagcctttgacaaaattcagcactctttccgaataaaaaccctcaagaaagtcgggatagaaggaacttaaagatcatcaaagccatttatgaaaagcccacagctaacatcaccctcaaaggggaaaaactgagagctttctccctgagatcaggaacacgacagggatgtccactctcaccgctgttgtttaacatagtgttggaagttctagcatcagcaatcagacaacaaaaggaaataaaaggcatcaaaattggcaaagatgaagttaagctttcactttttgtagatgacatgatattatacatggaaaatccgacagactccaccaaaagtctgctagaactgatacatgaatttagcaaagttgcaggatacaaaatcaatgaacagaaatcagttacattcttatacactaataatgaagcaacagaaagacaaataaagaaactgatcccattcacaattgcaccaagaagcataaaatacttaggaataagcctaaccaaagatgtaaaagatctgtatgctgaaaactatagaaagcttatgaaggtaattgaagaagatataaagaaatggaaagacattccatgctcatggattggaagaataaataatgtcaaaatgtcaatactacccaaagctatctacacattcaatgcaatcccaatcaaaattgcaccagcattcttctcgaaactagaacaagcaatccaaaaattcatatggaaccacaaaaggccccgaatagccaaagcaattttgaagaagaccaaagcaggaggcattataatcccagacttgagcctctactacaaagctgtcatcatcaagacagcatggtattggcacaaaaacagacacatagaccaaaggaatagaatagaaaccccaggactagacccacaaacgtatggccaactcatctttgacaaagcaggaaagaacatccaatggaaaaaagacagtctctttaacaaatggggctggggggggggaggagggaagatggtggcgtaggaggacgctgggctcaccgcgcgtcctgctgatcacttagattccacctacacctgcctaaataacccagaaaaccgccagaggattagcagaacggagtcgccggagccaagtgcagacgagaggcccacggaagagggtaggagggcggcaaggcggtgcgtgctccatggactggcgggagggagccggggcggaggggcggctcgccggccaagcagagcccccaagtctggctggcaaaagcggaggggcctgacggactgtgttccgacagcaagcgcaacttagcatctgggaggtcataagttaacagctctgctcggaaagcgggaaggctggaggacaaagggagggagagctgctgagccccggacgacagagctcagtttcgtggggaacaaaggcactccccagcgccatctcccccgcctatcccccagccaaaatcccaaagagaaccagttcctgccagggaacttcctcgctccgcgcaaacacccaactctgtgcttctgcagaggagccaaacctccggcagcggatctgactccctcccgctgccacagggcccctccagaagtggatcacctaaggagaagcgagctaagcctaccctcctgcccctgtgcaccttgcctacccaccccagctaatactccagatccccagcatcacaagcctggcagtgtgcaagtagcccagacgggccacgccaccccacagtgaatcccgcccctaggagaggggaagagaaggcacacaccagtctgactgtggacccaaggtgggccgggggcagacaccAGGTCTGACTGTgactccacccaccaactccagttatacaccacagcacaggggaagtgccctgcaggtcctcaccacgccaggcactatccaaaatgaccaagcggaagaattcccctcagaagaatctccaggaaataacaacagctaatgagctgatcaaaaaggatttaaataatataacagaaagtgaatttagaataatagtcataaaattaatcgctgggcttgaaacagtatagaggacagtagagaatctcttgctacagagatcaagggactaaggaacagtcacgaggagctgaaaaacgctttaaatgaaatgcaaaacaaaatggaaaccaccacggcttggattgaagaggcagaggagagaataggtgaactagaagataaagttatggaaaaagaggaagctgagaaaaagagagataaaaaaatccaggagtatgaggggaaaattagagaactaagtgatacactaaaaagaaataatatacgcataattggtatcccagaggaggaagagagagggaaaggtgctgaaggggtacttgaagaaataatagctgagaacttccctgaactggggaaggaaaaaggcattgaaatccaagaggcacagagaactcccttcagacgtaacttgaatcgatcttctggacaacatatcatagtgaaactggccaaatacaaggataaagagaaaattctgaaagcagcaaggggtaaacgtgccctcacatataaatgagacctataagactcgtgactgatctctcttttgaaactgggaaggccagaaagaattggcaccagattttcagtgtgctagacagaaaaaatatgcagccgagaatcctttatccagcaagtctgtcatttagaatagaaggagagataaaggtcttcccaaacaaacaaaaactgaaggaatttgtcaccactaaaccagccctacaagagatcctaagggggaccctgtgagacaaagtaccagagacaacactacaagcataaaacatacagacatcacaatgactctaaacccgtatctttctataataacactgaatgtaaatggattaaatgcaccaaccaaaagacatagggtatcagaatggataaaaaaacaagacccatctatttgctgtctacaagagactcattttagacctgaggacacctttagattgagagtgagaggatggagaactatttatcatgctactggaagccaaaagaaagctggagtagccatacttatatcagacaaactagactttaaattaaaggctgtaacaagagatgaagaaggacattatataatagttacagggtctattcatcaggaagagctaacaattttaaatgtctatgtgccgaataccagagcccccaaatatataaaacaactactcataaactaagcaaccttattgataagaatgtggtaattgcaggggactttaacaccccacttacagaaatggatggatcatctagacacacagtcaataaagaaacaagggccctgaatgagacattggatcagatggacttgacagatatatttagaactctgcatcccaaagcaacagaatatactttcttctcgagtgcacatggaacattctccaagatagatcatatacagggtcacaaaacagcccttcataagtttaccagaattgaaattataccatgcatactttcagaccacaatgctgtgaagcttgaaatcaaccacagaaaaaagtctggaaaacctccaaaagcatggaggttaaagaacaccctactaacgaatgagtgggtcaaccaggcaattagagaagaaattaaaaaatatatggacacaaacgaaaatgaaaatacaacaaacgctttgggatgcagtgaaggcagtcctgagaggaaaaaacattgcaatccaggcctatctcaagtaacaaatggggctgggacaactggacagcaacatgcagaaggttgaaactagaccactttctcacaccattcacaaaaataaactcaaagtggataaaggacctgactgtgagacaggaagccatcaaaaccctagaggagaaagcaggaaaagacctctctgacttcagcctcagcaatttcttacttgacacatccccaaaggcaagggaattaaaagcaaaaatgaactactgggaccttatgaagataaaaaccttctgcacagcaaaagaaacaaccaacaaaactaaaaggcaacggacggaatgggaaaagatatttgcaaatgagatattggacaaagggctagtacccaaaatctataaagagctcaccaaactccacacccgaaaaacaaataacccagtgaaaaaatgggcagaaaacatgaatagacacttttctaaagaagacatccggatgaccaacaggcacatgaaaagatgctcaacgtcgctcctcatcagagaaatataaaccaaaaccacactcaggtatcacctcacaccagagtggccaaaatgaacaaatcaggagactctagatgctggagaggatgtggagaaacgggaaccctcttgcactgttggtgggaatgcaaactggtgcagccactctggaaaacagtgtggaggttcctcagaaaattaaaaatagatgtaccctatgacccagcaatagcactgctaggaatttacccaagggatacaggagtactgatgcagaggggcacttgtccCCCAATCtttgtagcagcactttcaacaatagccaaattatggaaagagcctaaatgtccatcaaatgatgaatggataaagaaattgtggtttatatacacaatggagtactacatggcaatgagaaagaatgaaatatggccctttgtagcaacatggatggaaacggagagtgttatgctaagtgaaataagccatacagagaaagacagataccatatgttttcactcttatgtggatcctgagaaacttaacagaaacccatgggggaggggaaggaaaaaaaaaagaggttagagtgggagagagccaaagcataagagactcttaaaaactgagaacaaactgagggttgatggggggtgggagggaggggagggtgggtgatgggtattgaagaggtcaccttttgggatgagcactgggtgttgtatggaaactaatttgacaataaacttcatatattggaaaaaaaaaaaaaaaaaaaaaaacaagagtaaaaCCCAGTggtggcgtctgggtggctcagtaagttaagcatccgacttcggatccggtcacgatctcatcgtCCATGGATTCAAACCCTgcgtcgggtctgtgctgacagctcagagcctggagcctgcttctgtctctccctctccctcttcctcttccactcCCCCACTTac
It contains:
- the LOC123577811 gene encoding olfactory receptor 2G3-like yields the protein MEGENVSFPRTIVLLGFSDYPWLEMPLFGVVLVSYILTLIGNSSIIFLSTVEPRVQTPMYFFLGNLSVLDLCVTCAIVPQLLANLWGPEKTIPSWGCITQAYIFHWTGCTECALLAVMAFDRYVAICQPLWYTLIMRPWVCVQLATAAWSSGLANSILQTALTLQLHHCGYHTLDHFFCEVPVLIKLACGDTTANELSLAIGAIPFALMSPLLVLISYTLIVKAVLKLPSADKRYKALSTCSSHLVVVIMYFGPAICMYLQPPANSTQAKFMSFFYCVIIPLLNPLIYTRRNKDVKRVWKRILQPQSEVKSQEG